A single Endozoicomonas sp. NE40 DNA region contains:
- a CDS encoding DUF58 domain-containing protein: MTVDLYTDVDRLMALQAEVLGLGLTSRERLRSLLQGRSRTRIRGNGLDIDEVRPYQWGDDPRHIDWKMTARLQKPHVKLFTEERETPMVILVDQRQDMFLGTRLMTKSYAAATLAGLFAWVATLLGEKVEMLIFDDQGITPTSAVSRAAQLPEFIYAISPL, translated from the coding sequence GTGACGGTTGATCTCTACACTGACGTTGACCGCCTTATGGCGCTTCAGGCTGAAGTCCTTGGGCTGGGGCTGACCAGCAGAGAGCGGCTGCGCAGCCTGTTACAGGGGCGATCCCGTACCCGCATTCGGGGCAATGGTCTGGATATTGACGAAGTACGCCCTTATCAGTGGGGAGACGACCCCCGCCATATTGACTGGAAAATGACGGCCCGGCTACAAAAGCCCCATGTGAAGCTATTTACCGAGGAACGCGAAACCCCCATGGTGATCCTGGTGGATCAGCGTCAGGATATGTTTCTCGGCACCCGGCTGATGACCAAATCCTATGCCGCAGCTACCCTGGCCGGACTGTTCGCCTGGGTCGCCACCTTGCTGGGCGAAAAGGTGGAAATGCTGATTTTTGATGATCAGGGAATCACACCAACATCGGCAGTGAGTCGTGCCGCTCAATTGCCAGAGTTTATTTATGCCATTAGTCCGCTATAA
- a CDS encoding DUF4381 family protein, with protein MVELPFLDPLNTYQSAELLTPGLPDPVSLIPQTTGWLWLGALLLVIAGKLWLNHKAKQLQNVWRTEALNIIDQAASDKDLSGLFTLILRVARLSIDKDVIKSLLAGGSAKESVEQLLNQLNLSLTSTQLDHLLAARYRPPGDVVDDSLFPVLSEWVKTYPHV; from the coding sequence ATGGTCGAATTACCGTTTCTGGATCCGTTAAATACCTATCAGTCTGCTGAGTTGCTGACTCCGGGCTTACCTGATCCTGTCAGTCTGATTCCGCAAACCACAGGCTGGTTGTGGCTGGGGGCTTTATTGCTGGTTATTGCCGGAAAACTCTGGCTCAACCACAAGGCAAAGCAACTGCAGAATGTCTGGCGTACTGAGGCTCTGAACATCATTGATCAGGCAGCCAGTGATAAAGACCTGAGTGGCCTTTTTACCCTCATATTACGAGTCGCCCGACTGTCCATAGACAAAGATGTGATCAAATCCTTGCTGGCTGGAGGATCGGCGAAAGAGTCAGTCGAACAGCTGCTTAACCAGTTGAACCTCAGCCTGACATCAACACAGCTTGATCATCTGCTGGCTGCCCGTTACCGGCCGCCCGGAGACGTGGTCGACGATTCCTTGTTTCCTGTATTAAGCGAATGGGTGAAGACATACCCTCATGTCTGA
- a CDS encoding VWA domain-containing protein, with protein MSEIILLLKSISFGWQPLLLLLPLPWLAARWLPLYRPPRLALRIPQLQKLLALPISHQTGARQSAPPAWSERLLRSLIWILVVVAAAQPYRLGPPIEHIEVSREILLALDVSGSMDIRDIFIEEFAEEQRISRMDSVQRVVNQFLQERETERFGLAVFGSQAFPYVPFTSDTALLQQKTDEIYPGIAGEQTAIGDALGVAITLFEQSNVPEKVVILLTDGSDTASSLPPQAAARLAADHDVTVHAIAFGQVDPGEGINQRASQEEIIDLQMLETIAGMTGGQVFVGDNHDSLQGIFEELDSLLVSDNDPQYWSQHEFLFHYPLALAALMFALLALLSLNNTLHRRKEA; from the coding sequence ATGTCTGAAATCATACTACTTCTTAAGTCCATCTCGTTTGGCTGGCAGCCGCTGCTGCTACTGTTACCCCTGCCATGGCTGGCAGCCCGCTGGCTGCCACTGTACCGACCACCCCGTCTGGCGTTACGAATTCCCCAACTGCAAAAGCTGCTGGCATTACCGATCAGTCATCAGACAGGTGCCCGACAGTCTGCACCTCCGGCATGGTCCGAACGGTTACTGCGTAGCCTGATCTGGATACTGGTGGTGGTCGCCGCCGCGCAACCCTATCGTCTGGGGCCACCCATTGAGCATATTGAAGTGTCACGGGAAATTCTGCTGGCACTGGATGTTTCCGGCTCCATGGATATCCGCGACATCTTCATTGAAGAGTTTGCGGAAGAACAGCGCATCAGCCGTATGGACTCGGTGCAGCGGGTTGTGAATCAATTTTTGCAGGAACGGGAGACCGAGCGTTTTGGTCTGGCCGTGTTTGGCTCTCAGGCATTCCCTTATGTGCCGTTCACGTCCGACACCGCGCTGTTGCAACAAAAGACTGATGAAATTTATCCCGGTATCGCGGGAGAGCAAACCGCTATCGGTGACGCACTCGGAGTCGCTATTACTCTGTTTGAGCAGAGCAATGTACCGGAGAAGGTGGTTATCCTGCTGACCGATGGCAGTGATACCGCCTCATCCCTGCCACCACAGGCAGCAGCCCGTCTGGCGGCCGACCATGATGTAACCGTTCACGCCATCGCTTTCGGACAGGTTGATCCCGGCGAGGGCATTAATCAAAGAGCCAGTCAGGAAGAGATCATCGACCTGCAAATGCTGGAAACCATCGCAGGTATGACGGGAGGTCAGGTGTTTGTGGGTGATAACCATGACAGCCTGCAGGGAATATTTGAGGAACTGGATAGTCTGCTGGTGTCTGATAACGACCCTCAATACTGGTCACAGCATGAATTCCTGTTTCACTACCCGCTGGCACTGGCAGCCCTGATGTTTGCATTGCTGGCATTGCTGTCACTGAACAATACCCTGCACCGTAGAAAAGAGGCCTGA
- a CDS encoding VWA domain-containing protein, which produces MTDFHFLRPGWLLLLLPALILIIKGSNRNSERRHWSRLIHRAMQPHMLLSMAGSARLSVQQWSGIVLVVASSALAGPSWHRELPEGFEQEGVVYVVLDSRASMNVDDIKPTRLQHSKYKLVTLAQQLPNLQFSIYAYADTAHQVTPASSDWVFHDLYLQGLSSSVMPVRLSGTSALSSALDQVSEAMQHNDIPGSVLLITSHLTEQEVTVVRQFASGHGIQIWATGTAEGASLQTTNRLVETQMSVDSFRTLQRQGVPTVLMETNDNDLQVISARLTHNLIRSQVDNPEFLWADYGRYLVLLLLPALSFWFRKGVRLLALVILFATGTPEAEASRDWFFTPDQQGQMAFNRGDYARAASLYSDHYLKGVAYYQAGDWLPALQQFGQVDTHESRHFKALSYAQLKYWDEAYELLAELVQSHPEDALISANYQAVAEVMVTLEKYRKQRLDDQALMDRGEDEADGFVESELAEHGIDATLEVPGGLLNPLNWLEGLEMTPEQLLRNRFQHEVSAGNAHE; this is translated from the coding sequence ATGACAGATTTTCATTTTCTGCGCCCCGGCTGGCTGTTATTACTGCTTCCTGCGCTGATACTGATCATCAAAGGGAGCAACCGGAACAGCGAACGCAGACACTGGTCCCGGCTGATTCACCGGGCTATGCAGCCACATATGCTGCTGTCAATGGCGGGCAGCGCCAGACTCTCCGTACAACAGTGGTCCGGTATTGTGCTGGTAGTGGCCAGTTCGGCGCTGGCCGGACCCAGCTGGCACCGTGAACTGCCCGAAGGGTTTGAACAGGAAGGCGTCGTATATGTGGTACTCGACAGTCGGGCTTCCATGAATGTCGATGATATCAAGCCAACCCGCTTACAGCACAGTAAGTATAAGCTGGTGACACTGGCGCAACAGCTGCCGAATCTGCAGTTTTCAATTTATGCTTACGCAGATACTGCCCATCAGGTCACACCGGCCTCCAGTGACTGGGTATTTCATGATCTCTATTTACAGGGGCTGTCATCCAGTGTTATGCCGGTACGACTTAGCGGAACATCGGCACTGTCATCAGCACTCGATCAGGTCAGCGAAGCGATGCAGCACAACGATATTCCCGGCTCAGTACTCCTGATTACCAGTCACCTGACTGAACAGGAGGTTACTGTCGTGCGTCAGTTTGCTTCCGGCCATGGTATCCAGATATGGGCAACAGGCACCGCTGAAGGTGCCAGCCTGCAGACAACGAACCGACTGGTCGAAACACAAATGTCAGTAGACAGTTTTCGTACACTGCAACGACAGGGAGTACCCACCGTACTGATGGAAACCAATGATAACGACCTACAGGTTATCAGCGCCCGCCTGACACACAATCTAATTCGTTCTCAGGTTGATAACCCTGAATTTCTCTGGGCCGATTATGGTCGCTATCTGGTGCTGTTGCTGCTGCCTGCCCTGTCGTTCTGGTTTCGAAAAGGTGTGAGGTTGCTGGCCCTGGTCATTCTGTTTGCTACCGGAACACCAGAGGCCGAAGCCAGCCGGGACTGGTTTTTTACGCCGGACCAGCAGGGACAAATGGCTTTCAATCGTGGTGATTATGCCAGAGCGGCAAGCCTCTATTCAGACCATTACCTGAAAGGTGTTGCTTATTATCAGGCAGGTGACTGGTTACCAGCCTTACAGCAGTTTGGTCAGGTTGATACCCATGAGAGCAGACACTTTAAAGCCTTAAGCTATGCCCAGCTTAAATACTGGGATGAAGCGTATGAACTGCTTGCCGAACTGGTTCAGTCTCACCCTGAGGATGCTCTGATCAGCGCTAATTATCAGGCAGTGGCTGAAGTGATGGTGACACTGGAAAAATACCGAAAACAACGTCTGGACGATCAGGCGCTGATGGACAGGGGTGAGGATGAGGCGGATGGCTTTGTTGAGAGTGAACTGGCAGAACACGGCATTGATGCAACACTTGAGGTACCGGGTGGTCTGCTAAATCCCCTGAACTGGCTGGAAGGGTTGGAAATGACACCTGAACAGCTGTTACGAAATCGCTTTCAACACGAAGTGTCAGCAGGTAATGCCCATGAATAA
- a CDS encoding UPF0236 family transposase-like protein, translating into MTTYGKVRLCERCLTVAGHRIRPFSENAHIHCRDYSLPLQRRLVDFASDSSFATASQKMEEHYGVIVPESSVRAITLGHARCMSEQSKASLKNCQECVGEGKQLIGEMDGSMIPVVLFDEEAEGDKRKARKVDWQEAKLCLVYEQGSCDKRHRVVMGEPGEAGDQWLSCAIEQGLNRQSSIHCVSDGAKWIASQADRVFASQGSFLVDYYHLCEYIADAAKECIGKDEKARKKWTDEQKTRMKAGESERVLAELEPYRNGKVGKEANKSEECHRYIRNRPGQFDYQAAEAANLPIGSGEIESSNRSVVQTRLKLPGAWWKPEHAHDMLNLRTLRANGDWNKYWKATG; encoded by the coding sequence ATGACCACTTACGGCAAAGTTCGTCTCTGTGAGCGATGCTTGACCGTTGCAGGGCATCGTATACGCCCTTTTTCCGAGAATGCCCATATCCACTGTCGTGACTACTCTTTACCGTTACAACGGCGATTGGTGGATTTTGCATCAGACAGTTCTTTTGCAACAGCTTCACAGAAAATGGAAGAGCATTATGGCGTTATCGTACCTGAGTCATCAGTACGAGCCATTACCCTGGGTCACGCCCGCTGCATGAGTGAGCAATCTAAAGCTTCCCTGAAAAATTGTCAGGAATGTGTAGGAGAAGGCAAGCAGCTGATTGGTGAAATGGACGGCAGCATGATTCCAGTGGTTCTTTTTGATGAAGAAGCTGAAGGCGACAAGCGCAAGGCCAGAAAAGTTGACTGGCAAGAGGCCAAGCTTTGCTTGGTTTATGAACAAGGAAGTTGCGATAAGCGACATCGTGTAGTTATGGGAGAGCCCGGTGAAGCAGGCGATCAGTGGTTGAGTTGCGCTATTGAGCAAGGTTTGAATCGGCAGTCATCTATTCATTGTGTAAGTGATGGGGCTAAGTGGATTGCCAGCCAGGCAGACCGCGTATTCGCATCTCAGGGAAGTTTTCTGGTGGATTACTATCACCTTTGTGAGTACATCGCAGATGCTGCTAAAGAGTGCATTGGAAAAGATGAAAAAGCCCGTAAAAAATGGACTGATGAACAAAAAACAAGAATGAAAGCAGGTGAGTCAGAGAGAGTTCTGGCAGAGCTTGAGCCTTATCGTAACGGTAAGGTTGGAAAGGAAGCCAACAAATCGGAAGAGTGTCATCGCTATATCAGGAATCGTCCCGGACAATTTGATTATCAGGCGGCAGAAGCTGCCAATTTGCCTATCGGTTCAGGTGAAATAGAGAGCTCCAATCGTTCTGTTGTTCAAACCCGGTTGAAACTTCCCGGAGCATGGTGGAAACCAGAGCATGCTCACGATATGTTGAACCTTAGAACTTTAAGGGCTAATGGTGACTGGAATAAGTACTGGAAAGCCACTGGATAG
- a CDS encoding Crp/Fnr family transcriptional regulator, with amino-acid sequence MLIRDNPDATEQLAGILSVGSPVNEACFYHEQPFNTHPYTLSEVTCLCLPPNEVHQLIRKNIEFNQAMACSLSKKLLAFSNLTFFGKERDKSAKVQKALFSLFQITRQSELPITKSQLASLLGMSRNTVSLALKECEELNAIRTCSGSIVLKDLRKLASEQPN; translated from the coding sequence ATGTTGATAAGAGATAATCCCGATGCAACGGAGCAGCTGGCTGGCATTCTTTCTGTCGGCAGTCCGGTGAATGAAGCCTGTTTTTATCACGAACAGCCTTTTAATACTCACCCCTATACCCTGTCGGAAGTCACCTGTTTATGCCTGCCTCCCAATGAGGTTCATCAACTGATCAGAAAGAATATCGAGTTCAATCAGGCTATGGCCTGTTCACTGTCCAAAAAACTGCTAGCGTTCTCGAACCTGACTTTCTTCGGCAAAGAACGCGACAAAAGTGCAAAAGTTCAGAAAGCACTGTTTTCCCTTTTCCAGATCACACGGCAATCCGAGCTTCCCATTACCAAAAGCCAGCTGGCCAGCTTGCTGGGCATGTCACGCAACACGGTCAGTCTCGCCCTCAAGGAGTGCGAAGAACTAAACGCGATTCGTACCTGTTCTGGTTCCATCGTTCTTAAAGACCTTCGAAAGCTCGCTTCCGAACAGCCAAATTAA
- a CDS encoding LysR family transcriptional regulator encodes MNFSTFDLNLLKALLILLQEKNTNRAAERLNTSQPAVSRTLAKLRKELNDPLFVRQSRNMTLTPRAEEIALQLPRIMDSLEQTLQLTRFDPSQQTGKLSLALNGFIIESHGYQIYQAVREVAPQLQLQLHSYSQETVSQLINGEIDAAVNFYPLDISKELRQVPVAELTFGLLCRSGHPLANKRIEKDEVFTAELATLIIPDHNLRRLSIQKYADARIKVEARFRSQQLNPIIKALETSDMLFVAPVCLLKELNDEKFSRVYVNCHEDILKQKVGLIYNHRHSASCRFDWLQNLVIDTLSK; translated from the coding sequence ATGAATTTTTCCACCTTTGATCTGAATCTACTCAAAGCCCTGCTGATCCTCTTGCAGGAAAAAAACACCAACAGGGCTGCCGAACGTCTCAATACCAGTCAGCCTGCGGTCAGCCGTACCCTGGCAAAACTGCGAAAAGAACTTAATGACCCGCTGTTTGTTCGCCAGTCCCGGAACATGACACTGACCCCAAGAGCTGAAGAGATCGCCCTGCAGCTCCCCCGGATCATGGACAGTCTGGAACAGACACTGCAGCTCACTCGCTTTGATCCCTCACAACAGACCGGCAAACTGTCACTGGCACTGAATGGTTTTATTATTGAGAGCCACGGCTATCAGATCTATCAGGCCGTTCGGGAAGTCGCACCACAGCTGCAACTGCAGCTGCACAGTTACAGCCAGGAAACCGTTTCACAACTGATCAATGGCGAAATAGATGCTGCCGTTAACTTTTACCCACTGGATATCTCCAAAGAGTTACGTCAGGTACCTGTAGCTGAACTGACATTCGGACTACTCTGCCGCTCCGGGCATCCTCTGGCCAATAAGCGCATTGAAAAAGACGAGGTCTTTACTGCCGAGCTTGCCACTTTAATTATTCCTGATCACAATCTACGCCGGCTATCCATTCAGAAGTACGCCGATGCGCGTATCAAAGTCGAAGCCCGCTTTCGCAGTCAGCAGTTAAATCCCATTATCAAAGCATTAGAAACATCAGACATGCTCTTTGTTGCTCCTGTCTGCCTGTTAAAAGAACTGAATGACGAAAAATTCTCCCGTGTCTATGTCAACTGCCATGAAGACATTCTGAAACAAAAAGTCGGATTGATTTACAACCATCGCCACTCGGCTTCCTGTCGATTTGACTGGTTACAAAATCTTGTGATCGATACCTTGTCAAAATGA
- a CDS encoding OmpP1/FadL family transporter, which yields MKKQLVLLSLPFFSLNALAGGILLSEVATFDSVSSAGVGNALNRKDASAAITSPAGLTSIEDSSYSLGIQYIDVANTFHGEQPQAGSLKTKASGQQFAPSMAYARRISDSTVLGTSLHAEGGLGMEYTNGLSGLNLMDEMSITAINLNFAAGYQASSNLSLGGAIVVQHVVADLEASYESHRFAADGSSTAPGFMLSAMYDLSDSTYISANYKSQIDHRYKLEPNHNLPRMGTKTRWPAIVDLGISHNLSDQLNLKVRLAYEDWKAYGKADGKTMENVYSVGAALSYAQDRWTYQTGFRYDTRMVKEKHMEPDLSIGRQWAFGLGAEKQLNNNHRLGIAYEYRDMGEPEVHYGLTDIKGKFSRNRLHFVSLSYAY from the coding sequence ATGAAAAAACAACTTGTATTACTTTCACTGCCATTCTTCTCGCTGAATGCTCTGGCAGGCGGTATTTTACTGTCAGAAGTTGCCACCTTTGACAGCGTCTCTTCAGCCGGAGTTGGCAATGCCCTCAACCGGAAAGACGCTTCCGCAGCCATTACCAGCCCTGCGGGACTGACCAGCATTGAAGACTCCAGTTACTCGCTGGGTATTCAGTACATTGATGTTGCCAATACCTTTCACGGCGAACAGCCTCAGGCCGGATCACTGAAAACCAAAGCCTCCGGCCAGCAGTTCGCCCCCAGCATGGCCTATGCCCGACGAATCAGTGACAGCACAGTCCTGGGAACATCCCTTCATGCAGAAGGTGGTCTGGGCATGGAGTACACCAACGGTCTGAGTGGTCTGAACCTGATGGATGAAATGTCGATCACGGCCATCAACCTGAATTTTGCCGCAGGCTATCAGGCATCGTCCAACCTGTCACTGGGTGGAGCCATAGTGGTTCAGCATGTGGTAGCGGATCTGGAGGCCAGTTATGAAAGTCATCGCTTTGCAGCAGACGGTTCTTCGACGGCCCCTGGCTTTATGCTTTCTGCCATGTACGACCTGAGTGACAGCACCTATATCAGTGCCAACTACAAAAGCCAGATTGACCACCGTTATAAACTGGAACCCAATCACAACCTTCCCCGTATGGGAACAAAAACCAGATGGCCCGCCATCGTTGACCTGGGCATCAGTCATAACCTGAGTGATCAGCTCAACCTCAAGGTTCGTCTCGCTTATGAAGACTGGAAGGCCTATGGTAAAGCCGATGGCAAAACCATGGAGAATGTTTACAGTGTTGGCGCAGCGCTGAGTTATGCTCAGGATCGCTGGACATACCAGACCGGCTTCAGGTATGACACCAGAATGGTGAAAGAGAAGCACATGGAGCCTGACCTCTCCATTGGCCGCCAGTGGGCATTTGGCCTTGGTGCAGAAAAACAGCTGAACAACAACCATCGCTTGGGTATTGCGTATGAATACCGCGATATGGGCGAGCCAGAGGTTCATTACGGGCTGACAGACATTAAAGGAAAGTTTTCACGCAACAGGCTTCACTTTGTGTCACTGTCGTACGCTTATTAA
- a CDS encoding flagellar FliJ family protein: MKKRRQLDKLKMLREMQCQQVKQELAEHQGRLAQEEMRLQQLEDYQKNYVWDEERQADGLLLNSAYMMAQSVHQAVLHQRQQVDVQQAQCRASRNKYTHERLRLRTAESLYNSHKKKLDKKAARQEQKVFDEVSSVMLRVESF, translated from the coding sequence ATGAAAAAACGACGTCAGCTCGATAAATTGAAGATGCTCAGAGAGATGCAGTGTCAGCAGGTTAAGCAGGAACTGGCTGAGCATCAGGGCAGGCTGGCGCAGGAAGAGATGCGCCTTCAACAGCTTGAGGACTATCAGAAGAATTACGTCTGGGATGAGGAGCGGCAGGCTGATGGTCTGCTGCTTAATAGTGCCTATATGATGGCGCAGTCGGTGCATCAGGCGGTATTGCACCAGCGCCAGCAGGTCGATGTGCAACAGGCGCAGTGTCGCGCTTCCCGTAACAAATACACCCATGAACGCTTGCGGCTGCGCACCGCTGAATCCCTTTATAACAGTCATAAAAAAAAGCTGGATAAGAAGGCGGCAAGGCAGGAGCAGAAGGTGTTTGACGAGGTGTCTTCGGTTATGTTGCGGGTGGAGTCTTTTTAA
- the fliI gene encoding flagellar protein export ATPase FliI, which produces MKEASLSDRLQSAGRKMHVPAGKVYGRLQRVKGLCLEASGCRLSTGQRCLVERQDGSTLEAEVVGFEGGRLFLMPLEQPANLSSGDWVRPIHTDTRIPVGDNLLGRVIDGVGRPLDGKGPLDVDDSTSLEGEAINPLKRRPIAEPLNVGIRAINSLLTVGKGQRLGLFAGSGVGKSVLLGMMTRYTSAEITVVGLVGERGREVQEFIEHSLGKEGMKRAVVIAAPADSSPVMRLRASRLCHRIAEYFRDQGRDVLLLMDSLTRFAQAQREVALAVGEPPATKGYPPSVFSLLPTLVERAGNGENGQGSMTAFYTVLSEGDDQQDPIADSARAILDGHFVLSRELAESGHYPAIDVEQSISRVMNQVTSDEHQKLARQFRQTLARYNKNSEMVALGAYRKGTDPMIDQSIQMYPAMAGLLQQGVYEASDFRQSLDSLQELWPNVRRDAKVAQP; this is translated from the coding sequence ATGAAAGAAGCCAGTTTGTCTGACCGGCTGCAGTCGGCGGGCAGGAAAATGCATGTGCCTGCCGGTAAGGTGTATGGTCGCCTGCAGCGCGTGAAGGGGCTTTGTCTTGAAGCCTCTGGCTGTCGTTTAAGTACCGGGCAGCGCTGTCTGGTTGAACGACAGGATGGATCGACTCTTGAAGCTGAAGTGGTCGGTTTTGAAGGTGGGCGCCTGTTTCTTATGCCGCTGGAGCAGCCCGCAAACCTCAGCAGTGGTGACTGGGTTCGCCCGATTCATACCGATACCCGCATCCCGGTCGGTGATAATCTGCTGGGGCGTGTTATTGACGGCGTTGGTCGTCCATTGGATGGCAAAGGTCCGCTGGATGTGGATGACAGTACATCGCTGGAAGGTGAGGCGATAAACCCGTTGAAGCGTCGCCCCATTGCAGAGCCACTGAATGTGGGTATCCGGGCCATCAACAGTCTGTTAACCGTGGGCAAGGGGCAGCGCCTTGGTCTGTTTGCGGGCAGTGGTGTGGGTAAAAGTGTCCTGCTGGGCATGATGACCCGTTATACCAGTGCTGAGATCACTGTGGTTGGACTGGTGGGTGAGCGTGGGCGCGAAGTGCAGGAATTTATCGAGCACAGTCTTGGTAAAGAAGGTATGAAGCGTGCTGTTGTGATTGCCGCTCCGGCTGACAGCTCGCCGGTTATGCGACTGCGTGCGTCCAGATTGTGCCATCGTATTGCCGAGTACTTTCGTGATCAGGGCAGGGATGTTCTGTTGCTGATGGATTCCCTGACCCGCTTTGCCCAGGCACAGCGTGAAGTGGCTCTGGCAGTGGGTGAGCCGCCTGCGACAAAAGGTTATCCGCCTTCGGTGTTCAGTCTTTTGCCGACACTGGTTGAGCGTGCGGGTAATGGTGAAAATGGTCAGGGTTCCATGACAGCGTTTTACACGGTGTTGTCAGAAGGTGATGATCAGCAGGACCCTATTGCTGACTCGGCGCGAGCCATCCTTGACGGACATTTTGTGTTGAGTCGTGAGCTGGCAGAGTCCGGGCATTACCCGGCTATTGATGTTGAACAGTCGATCAGCCGCGTAATGAACCAGGTCACCAGTGATGAGCATCAGAAGCTGGCCCGTCAGTTCCGCCAGACACTGGCGCGCTACAACAAGAACAGTGAAATGGTGGCGCTTGGTGCTTATCGTAAAGGGACTGACCCGATGATTGACCAGTCGATTCAGATGTATCCGGCTATGGCTGGCCTGTTGCAGCAGGGTGTGTACGAGGCTTCAGACTTCCGGCAGTCACTGGATAGTCTGCAGGAGCTCTGGCCCAATGTCCGGCGTGATGCCAAAGTTGCTCAGCCCTAA
- the parM gene encoding ParM/StbA family protein, producing MTSLVVIDEGSAQAKATYRADNGAIVTHVVPSRVAEQAKVDINGYAESAYFTEEGGEYTVNGDFDDIIRTNIPSYQTSEANRALVHETLRQSGFGGRPVRVAVTLPMNQFFSKVQGAPINQKLIASKKRNVLGGIKSAAGHQLAEIIDCKVYPEGIPALFDTIRNDDGSLKSGFEEGMKILVVDIGGTTTDVSVVTPNGTIESYDSFSTGVLTVVERFSELAAPEFGLKRIPRALAEEAVKSGRLKNMNVSELIQRASRNVMQTILRELEAMVSTPSLLDKILIVGGGAALMGRELAEAMGVEVLIPEQPDMAISRGIYKLEMLKARS from the coding sequence ATGACCTCTCTGGTCGTTATTGATGAAGGTTCTGCCCAGGCAAAGGCGACTTACCGGGCTGACAATGGCGCTATTGTTACCCATGTTGTGCCATCCCGTGTGGCGGAGCAGGCCAAGGTAGATATTAATGGTTATGCCGAGTCTGCCTACTTTACAGAAGAGGGTGGTGAATACACCGTCAATGGTGATTTTGACGACATAATTCGTACGAATATACCCTCCTATCAGACCTCAGAAGCTAACCGTGCGCTGGTGCATGAAACGCTGCGCCAGAGTGGCTTTGGTGGACGCCCGGTGCGGGTTGCGGTCACGCTGCCAATGAACCAGTTCTTTTCCAAAGTACAGGGTGCGCCTATTAATCAGAAGCTGATTGCCAGCAAGAAGCGTAATGTTCTGGGTGGTATTAAATCAGCAGCCGGTCATCAGCTGGCGGAGATTATTGACTGTAAGGTCTATCCGGAAGGTATTCCTGCCCTGTTCGATACCATTCGTAATGACGACGGTTCCCTGAAGTCGGGTTTTGAAGAAGGCATGAAGATTCTGGTGGTGGATATTGGTGGTACGACAACCGACGTATCGGTGGTAACACCCAATGGTACCATCGAATCCTACGACAGTTTTAGTACGGGTGTATTGACTGTTGTTGAGCGTTTCTCCGAGCTGGCAGCGCCGGAGTTTGGCCTGAAGCGTATCCCTCGCGCACTGGCGGAAGAAGCGGTTAAAAGCGGTCGCCTGAAAAATATGAACGTTTCTGAACTGATCCAGCGAGCCAGCAGAAATGTGATGCAGACGATTCTGCGTGAGTTGGAAGCCATGGTTTCCACGCCGTCATTGCTGGATAAAATTCTGATCGTTGGTGGTGGTGCAGCACTGATGGGGCGTGAGCTGGCCGAAGCCATGGGGGTTGAGGTTCTGATTCCAGAACAGCCGGATATGGCGATTTCCCGTGGTATTTACAAGCTGGAAATGTTGAAAGCCAGAAGTTGA